A portion of the Manihot esculenta cultivar AM560-2 chromosome 2, M.esculenta_v8, whole genome shotgun sequence genome contains these proteins:
- the LOC110609755 gene encoding U11/U12 small nuclear ribonucleoprotein 25 kDa protein isoform X2 yields MEKESISKGEEDIGYNSSNVKKAKLQSTLAALLDDPILADVPRKPTLTDVDTLISLELGSAMRISVLKLDGTSFDVAMMNSATVKDLKLAIKKKVIEMEQSKMGHRHISWKHVWENFAISCNNQKLLDDNSALHDFGVRNNSQKGQTMLNFKE; encoded by the exons ATGGAAAAAGAATCAATTTCCAAGGGAGAAGAAGATATTGGCTACAATAGCAGCAATGTTAAGAAAGCAAAACTGCAGTCAACTCTTGCAGCTCTACTTGATGATCCTATACTCGCCGATGTACCTAGGAAACCCACCTTAACCGATGTTGATACTCTCATTAGTCTTGAATTGGGCAGTGCTATGCGCATCTCCGTCCTTAAACTAGATGGCACCTCATTTG ATGTGGCGATGATGAATTCGGCGACAGTCAAAGATTTGAAGCTTGCAATAAAGAAGAAAGTGATTGAAATGGAGCAATCCAAGATGGGTCATCGCCATATTTCATG GAAGCATGTATGGGAAAATTTTGCAATATCCTGCAATAATCAAAAGCTCCTTGATGACAACTCTGCACTTCATGATTTCGGCGTCCGCAATAATTCTCAG AAAGGTCAGACAATGTTAAACTTCAAAGAATAA
- the LOC110609755 gene encoding U11/U12 small nuclear ribonucleoprotein 25 kDa protein isoform X1, with protein MEKESISKGEEDIGYNSSNVKKAKLQSTLAALLDDPILADVPRKPTLTDVDTLISLELGSAMRISVLKLDGTSFDVAMMNSATVKDLKLAIKKKVIEMEQSKMGHRHISWKHVWENFAISCNNQKLLDDNSALHDFGVRNNSQVNFVPYVMSKGFGKHSKRRKHRFFHGLNNIGQ; from the exons ATGGAAAAAGAATCAATTTCCAAGGGAGAAGAAGATATTGGCTACAATAGCAGCAATGTTAAGAAAGCAAAACTGCAGTCAACTCTTGCAGCTCTACTTGATGATCCTATACTCGCCGATGTACCTAGGAAACCCACCTTAACCGATGTTGATACTCTCATTAGTCTTGAATTGGGCAGTGCTATGCGCATCTCCGTCCTTAAACTAGATGGCACCTCATTTG ATGTGGCGATGATGAATTCGGCGACAGTCAAAGATTTGAAGCTTGCAATAAAGAAGAAAGTGATTGAAATGGAGCAATCCAAGATGGGTCATCGCCATATTTCATG GAAGCATGTATGGGAAAATTTTGCAATATCCTGCAATAATCAAAAGCTCCTTGATGACAACTCTGCACTTCATGATTTCGGCGTCCGCAATAATTCTCAG GTTAATTTTGTCCCCTATGTCATGTCAAAGGGTTTTGGAAAGCATTCGAAGAGGAGAAAACACCGCTTTTTTCATGGGCTTAACAACATTGGCCAGTGA